The DNA sequence TCATATACTTACAAGCTCCTGATGGATGATTCATTGAGTGGACCTACATCCTGTGACAACTGACTGCTGGCTAGGCGATGGCTGAGACAACCAAGCTTATTTATAAATACCTGCGCCATGACAAGAAGTTTCCCCACGTCTGGTGTCCGGGGTGTGGCAATGGCATAGTCCTGGGCGCCTTGATCCGGGCCATTGACCGGTCCGGCTATACGAAAGATGACATTGTCCTGGTGTCCGGCATCGGCTGCGCTGGCCGTATGCCGGTGTATGTGGACTTCAACACCCTGCACACCACGCACGGACGGGCCTTGACTTTTGCCACCGGGGTAAAGCTGGCAAATCCCCGGTTGCAGGTGATTGTCGTTATGGGGGATGGCGACGCCACCGCTATCGGCGGCAACCATTTTATTCATGCCGCCCGGCGCAATATCAATCTGACAGCCCTGATTGTCAATAACAGCACGTATGGCATGACCGGCGGACAGTATTCCCCTACCACGCCCTATGGGGCCTTGGCTACCACGGCTGTCTTTGGCACGATTGAGCATCCTCTGTCCATTGCCGAACTGGCGGTGGCTGCTGGAGCCGCATATGTGGGTCGCAGCACCGTGTTCCATGCCAACCTCTTGGATCAGTTGATTGAAGCCGGCATCCGCAAACGGGGGTTTGCAGTCATTGAAGCGATCAGCCACTGTCCGACTCTCTATGGCCGCAAAAATAAGTTAGGCGGTCCGGTGGAAATGTTAAACTGGCAGAAGGCTGTGGCCGTGCCGGTGGAAAAGGCGAAAACCATGACTGCTGCGGAACTGGTCGGCAAGATTACGATCGGAACCTTGATTGATCGTGATCTGCCGGTTTATACTAAGGAATTACGCCGGATCCGAGATGCGGCCAGAGATGCCGGAGGTGTACAGATTTAGTGTTACCGTATATTCTCTTTCTGCTCATTTTTTTCCTGTCAGGAAGCAGCCCGGTTTCAGGGCAGGTCGATCCGGATAAAAATGGTAGTCTCGGCCAGCTCAGCCTCGCGGAGAAGTGGATTGTCCAGCAAGTTTCTTCCGGTAAGGTGGCCGATCTACAACAGCATTTTGGTCAGGGGGAAAAATTCCGGCAGGTTCGGGCCCGTTTTTTGGTAAAGCTCCTTACGGACGGTTTGGAGGGAGTAAGAATTCCCTATCCGGGTATAAGGATTATGCAGGCCGTCGTTACCGGGTCGTTCGATTTAGAAAATGCCGAGGTCAATCATTGGGTAGAATTGTTGGACTGCCGGTTTCAGGGAGAGGTTAATTTCAGGGATTGTCTGTTTAAAAAGGGGCTTACTCTCAGCCGGGATCAGTTTGCTCAGAAGGTCGAGATGCAGCGGCTGCGGGTTTTGCTCAGCGCCAACATATCGGAATCGATCTTTCAGCAGCCACTCGATTTATGGCGGGCTCAGATCGGCGGCGTTTTGATTGCCGACGGCCTGAGAAGCGAGGATGCGTCGACGGGAGCGAATTTCAGTTCCATGACGGTATCCCAGGCGGTCTTTTTTCGAAAAGCGGTCTTTATGGGTCCGGTGAATTTTTCGGGTTCCAAGATCGGAGATGTGGGTCTGTTTATCGGTACCGCCTTTGCCGGACCGGTCGATTTTTTTGGGGCCGAAATCGGCAGCCAACTAGTAATCATGCAGGGGCAGTTTAGGGCGGCGGCGAATTTCGGCAACGTCCATGTGGGTTCCCAATTCATTGCCGATGGGGCCAGGTTTCACCACCCTTCCGAGCCGGTCAATTTTAACGGCCTGCGGGTGTCGCATTCGGCGGCATTTCGGGGAACGGCCTTTGCCGGGCCGGTGAATTTCGTGACTGCGGCAATAGGCAGCGAATTGCAGTTTGACGGCGCCAGATTCGAAAACACCAGCCAGGAAGTGAATTTTAACAACCTTAAAGTCTCCCAACACGCCTTCTTTCGAGGAGCAAACTTCCATGGACCGGTAGATTTCATCGGCGCCGATATCGGGGGTGAATTTGTCGCGATCAAAAGCCGATTTCTCTGTCCTTCCCAAGCGGTCAATCTTAAAGAGATAAAGGTTGGGGCGACGGCCTATTTCTGGGAGGCAACCTGTTCAGGTGGAATAGATCTCTCCGGGGCAAAATTGCTTAATGCCACCATCGGCTTTGCGGCTGAAAATTCCGGGTCAATAATTGGACTGACGTTAGAAAATGCCGTCGTTGAGCGGGTGTTGAAGATTGAGCATATCCAGATCGGCCAGCTTGCAGCTAGAAAACTAACGGTCAAAGACGGCGCCTATCTGACCGGCGTGAGGTTTCAGGAAAAGGCCGACCTGCGAGAAACTTCTTTTAGCCTCTTAAATTTCCAGGAAGTTGCCTGGCCCGACAGAGATGATAGTCTGTGGTTGGAAGGGATGACCTATCAGTCGGTAAGCGCCGGTGAAGGAGGCGATGACTGGAAGGTGCTTTTGGCCTGGTTGGACCAGGGCCGCTATGACTCCCGAAATTATAACCTCCTGGAGACGTTTTTCAAACAAGGGGGACATAAAGACCGGGCGGATGCAGTCTTTATCCAGGGAAAGCGCCGACAGGTTCAAGAAAAATGGTGGCGGCCGGATAATCTTGCCACTTTGTTTTTCTGGGACCTGTTAGCCGGATATGGCCGTAGACCGGAACGAACTTTCTGGATCAGTCTGGTCATCGTCTTTATAGGCATGCTGGTGTTTGATGAAAGAAGTTTTGACCCGACCTTCGTCAGCCAATGGAACTGGCTGCGGCAGGAGGGGAAGGCGAAAACCGTAGTATTTCGATTTTTCCTAAGCCTAGATCAATTCCTGCCGGGCATTGATCTCGGGCTGGCCAAACTTTGGCAGTTATCTCAGATATCTTTTAGGGAACTGGTTTACTACCATTTTCACAAAATTTCCGGCTGGATCCTCATTCCCATAGGTCTGGCGGCGATTTACTCCCAGTTCAAGTAAGCGGGTGGGCCAGTGGAACGATATGAAGTGCGTCTGAGCGGCTCCGGTGGACAGGGGATTATCACTGCCGGCATTATCCTGGCGGAAGCTGCCGGGGTCTATGAAGGTAAGGAGGTCTGCCAGACACAGGCCTATGGCCCGGAGGCGCGAGGCGGGGCCTCCAAGGCCGAGGTCGTCATCAGCGATAGTGAGATTGATTATCCCAAGGTAATCAAACCGGACATTGTCCTGGCCATGAATCAGCAGGCCTGCGATACCTATTGCTACGATCTCAAGCCCGGGGGTCTCCTCATCATCGACGCCACGCTGGTGAAAGACATACCCATCCCCTGGGTCATTGCCCTGCCCTTCACCCAGATTGCCCGGCAGGAATGCGGGAAGGAGATGGTGGCCAACATTGTCGCGCTCGGGGCGCTGGTCAAGATTTCCGGAGTAGTTTCTTTGGAAAGCCTAGAAATGGCGGTTCTGGCTCGGGCCCCAACCGGCACAGCGGAACTAAACCGCCAGGCCCTGGCTTCGGGGGTAGCGGCGGCGGAGCAGCTTTTATCCAAAAGGCTCCCGCATTGTTTGGAGGAAGCCCCAAATCCCTTGGCACGGGAGTAAATTTAGCAGTACAATGGTACCTGTGTGCAGTGCACTATGAAAAAGCCGATGAGCAGAGAGGGCTGACCATGATACAGGAGCTTATTTTTAAGGCTGTAAACCGGCAGGATTTAACCGCTTCCGAGATGACCGAGGCCATGGAGACAATCATGACCGGCCAGGCCACCGATGCCCAGATCGGAGCCTTTATCACCGCCTTGCGGATGAAGGGGGAGACGGTAACCGAGATCACCGCCGCCGCTCAGGTCATGCGCGCCAAGGCCACCCGTATTCCGATAAGCGATACCTTGATTGACCTGGACCGCGATGAGATCAATATCGATCGGGAGACTATAGTAGATACGGTGGGTACCGGGGGTGACGCCACTAATACCTTCAATGTCTCCACTACGACCGCCTTTGTCGTCGCCGGGGCCGGTCTGAAGGTAGCCAAACACGGCAACCGAGCGGTCTCCAGCCGCTGCGGGTCCGCCGATGTTATTGAGGCCCTCGGGATTAATCTCGCCCTAACCCCGGAGCAGGTAGGAGAATGTGTCCGGGAGGTGGGCATCGGTTTTCTCTTTGCGCCGCAGTTGCATGGGGCCATGCGCTACGCCATCGGTCCCCGGCGGGAGATTGGCATCCGTACCATTTTTAACGTCTTGGGGCCGCTCACCAACCCGGCCGGTGCCAATATCTTGGTAGTCGGGGTATATGAGGCCCGGTTGACCGAACTATTGGCGGGTGTCCTCCTGAATCTGGGAACAGATAGCGCCTTCGTGGTGTATGGCGAGGGGTCATTCGATGAGATCAGCATTACCGGGCCGACCCGCGTGAGCCAGTTGCAGCATGGTCAGATTAAGACATACACTATTACGCCGGAGGAATTCGGCCTGCGGCGGGGGGTTCTGAATGATATCCGGGGAGGCGATGTTTTCGAAAACGCCAAGATCGTGCGGCGGGTCCTGGCTGGAGAACCGAGCCCCAAACAGGATATGGTGGCCCTGAACGCCGCCGCCGCCTTCATCGCCGCCGGGCTGACGCCGGATTTTGGCGCCGGCCTGACATTGGCCAGAGAGGTGATCACCTCCGGTCGGGCCCAGGCCAAGTTAGACGCCCTGATCGCCAAGAGTAAATCTTTTGAGAGGTCGGCATGAAGGACTTCCTGGAGCGCATCGTTGCCGCCAAGCTTCAAGAGAATGCCCGGTTGCGGGAGACGACGTCGCTGAAAGATTTACGCTCCCGTTGGGAGCGTCGACCGGAGGTCTTAAGTCTTAAAGCAGCTCTGGATCAGGCCCTCTTTCCGGCTATTATTGCCGAAATCAAGAAGGCCTCGCCTTCTAAGGGAGTGCTGCGCCCCGACCTGGATCATATCGACCTGGCCTGTGCCTATCAAACAGCCGGCGCCGCCGGTATCTCGGTACTCACGGAGCGCCAGTTCTTTCAGGGAAGCCCCGATTTTTTGGCGGAACTACGCCCCCTGATCGGTATTCCGTTGCTGCGCAAGGACTTTATCCTGGAACCGGTGCAGGTGTATGAATCTGCTGCCCTGGGGGCCGATGCCCTGCTGCTCATTGCGGCCTGCCTGCCGCCGGGGGCTTTGCGGGCGCTGCTCCTGCTCACCGAATCCCTCGGCATGCAGGCCCTGGTGGAGGTCTTTAGCGCTGCGGAAATGCAGCTGGCTTTGGAGGTGGGAGCCACCCTCATCGGGATCAATCACCGAAATCTGCACACCTTCGAGGTAGATATGAACCGCGCCCTGGAGTTGGCCCCCCTGGCTCCGGCTGACGTTACCTTAGTGGCCGCCTCGGGGCTGAACTGCCGGGCCGACCTGGAGCGCTTCCGCGGCAGCGGCATCAAGGCCTTTCTCATCGGCGAAACCTTGGTACGAGCGCCGGATCCAGGGGAAAAGCTTAGAGAGTTGTTGGGGGATAACCGCTAGCGGAATCTTTGGCCGCCAGACAAAAAGGATCATTGCCCCGGCCCTCACAAGATCGCAAGGTCACAGAATAATCTGAAAGGACAGCATGATGAAAACCATGATTATTATCTCTTCCGATGTCGGCGAGACCATCTATAATGCCATGCGTCTGGCAAATGTGGCCGTCAAGAAGGGTGACGAGGTCAGCGTCTTCATGCTGGGACAGGGCGTCTGTTTCGAGCAGAGCAGCTCGCCGCAATTTGATGTGATGGGTGAGATCAATCACTTTACCGGCGATTTTTACGTTTGAGGGGTCTGTCTCAAATCCCACGGCTTGGTGGGATCAGGATCATGCCCTATAGCCTGGATGGATGACCTGTACGAATTGATCTCGGAAGCAGACAAAGTCTTGACCTTTTAAAATTATAGAGGGGCCCGCAACCGCCTAAAGACCACTTCCATGACGCGCGTTAAAATCTGTGGCATAACGAATCCGGAGGACGCCATTTTGGCCGCCAACCTGGGCGCCCAGGCTTTGGGATTTATCTTTTATCTTAGGAGTCCTCGCTCCATCTCCCCGGAGGCGGCGCGCAACATCGTGGCCCAATTGCCGCCCCTGGTGCTCAGCGTCGGGGTATTTGTCAACGAGGAGCTAACTACTGTTAAAGCGGTGGCCGAACGGGTCCGCCTGGATTGGGTACAACTGCATGGGGAGGAGCCGCCTGAGTATTGCCGGGAACTGCAATGCTCGGTTATGAAGGCGATCCAGGTTAAAGACGCAGGCTCTCTGATGCAGATGCGGCACTATCTGGGGAGTGTCCGCGCCTTTCTGCTGGATACCTATAAGTCCGGTCAGCGCGGCGGCACCGGTATACATTTCGACTGGTCATTGGCCCGGCAGGCCAAAGAGTACGGCCCCATCGTATTGGCCGGCGGGCTCAATGCGGAAAACGTCGCCGCGGCCATTCGAGAGGCCGCCCCGCCGGCAGTCGACGTTGCCAGCGGCGTGGAAGCCTCGCCGGGCAGGAAAGATCCTGACAAGCTGCGGGCCTTTTTTCAGGCTGTAGCCGCAGCAACTGCGGGGCAAGAAAACTGGCCCGGCTCCGGGCCAGATGAAACTTCACGCGCCGTTGCGGAACCTGTTCGACGATAAAAATATTTACCAGTAAAACTTTTCGGAGGTTTTCATTGTTACCTGATAAACAAGGTCATTTCGGTCAGTACGGGGGCCGTTTTGTACCGGAGACATTGATGCCGGCCCTTTTGGAATTAGAAGAGGCCTATGGCCGCATCAAACGGGACCCGGATTTTAAAAAAGAACTGGCCGGATTGTTGAAAGATTACGTCGGGCGGCCATCGCCGCTCTATTTTGCCAAACACCTGACCGCCGAGTTAGGCGGACCAAAGGTGTATTTAAAACGGGAGGACCTCAATCACACCGGCGCCCACAAGATCAATAACACCCTGGGGCAGGGATTGTTGGCGCAGCGGATGGGCAAAAAGCGGGTCATCGCCGAGACCGGGGCTGGCCAACACGGCGTCGCCACGGCCACGATCGCCGCCCTCTTGGGCATGGAGTGCGATATCTACATGGGAACGGAGGACATCCGCCGACAGCGGCTGAACGTTATCCGCATGAAACTGTTGGGCGCCCGAGTCATACCGGTAGAGTCCGGCAGTTGCACCCTCAAGGATGCTATGAACGAGGCCATTCGGGATTGGGTGACCAATGTGCGGCACACCCACTACGTTATCGGATCCGTGGCCGGGCCCCATCCGTATCCCCGCCTGGTGCGCGACTTCCAGTCGATCATCGGCCAGGAGGCCAAGGCCCAGATACGGCAACAGGAAGGGCGGTTGCCGGATTGCCTGGTAGCCTGCGTGGGCGGCGGCAGCAACTCCATGGGGCTGTTTTATCCGTTCTTAAAGGACCCGGTACGATTCATCGGCGTTGAGGCCGCCGGCCACGGC is a window from the Desulfobacca acetoxidans DSM 11109 genome containing:
- a CDS encoding 2-oxoacid:ferredoxin oxidoreductase subunit beta produces the protein MAETTKLIYKYLRHDKKFPHVWCPGCGNGIVLGALIRAIDRSGYTKDDIVLVSGIGCAGRMPVYVDFNTLHTTHGRALTFATGVKLANPRLQVIVVMGDGDATAIGGNHFIHAARRNINLTALIVNNSTYGMTGGQYSPTTPYGALATTAVFGTIEHPLSIAELAVAAGAAYVGRSTVFHANLLDQLIEAGIRKRGFAVIEAISHCPTLYGRKNKLGGPVEMLNWQKAVAVPVEKAKTMTAAELVGKITIGTLIDRDLPVYTKELRRIRDAARDAGGVQI
- a CDS encoding pentapeptide repeat-containing protein: MLPYILFLLIFFLSGSSPVSGQVDPDKNGSLGQLSLAEKWIVQQVSSGKVADLQQHFGQGEKFRQVRARFLVKLLTDGLEGVRIPYPGIRIMQAVVTGSFDLENAEVNHWVELLDCRFQGEVNFRDCLFKKGLTLSRDQFAQKVEMQRLRVLLSANISESIFQQPLDLWRAQIGGVLIADGLRSEDASTGANFSSMTVSQAVFFRKAVFMGPVNFSGSKIGDVGLFIGTAFAGPVDFFGAEIGSQLVIMQGQFRAAANFGNVHVGSQFIADGARFHHPSEPVNFNGLRVSHSAAFRGTAFAGPVNFVTAAIGSELQFDGARFENTSQEVNFNNLKVSQHAFFRGANFHGPVDFIGADIGGEFVAIKSRFLCPSQAVNLKEIKVGATAYFWEATCSGGIDLSGAKLLNATIGFAAENSGSIIGLTLENAVVERVLKIEHIQIGQLAARKLTVKDGAYLTGVRFQEKADLRETSFSLLNFQEVAWPDRDDSLWLEGMTYQSVSAGEGGDDWKVLLAWLDQGRYDSRNYNLLETFFKQGGHKDRADAVFIQGKRRQVQEKWWRPDNLATLFFWDLLAGYGRRPERTFWISLVIVFIGMLVFDERSFDPTFVSQWNWLRQEGKAKTVVFRFFLSLDQFLPGIDLGLAKLWQLSQISFRELVYYHFHKISGWILIPIGLAAIYSQFK
- a CDS encoding 2-oxoacid:acceptor oxidoreductase family protein; the encoded protein is MERYEVRLSGSGGQGIITAGIILAEAAGVYEGKEVCQTQAYGPEARGGASKAEVVISDSEIDYPKVIKPDIVLAMNQQACDTYCYDLKPGGLLIIDATLVKDIPIPWVIALPFTQIARQECGKEMVANIVALGALVKISGVVSLESLEMAVLARAPTGTAELNRQALASGVAAAEQLLSKRLPHCLEEAPNPLARE
- the trpD gene encoding anthranilate phosphoribosyltransferase, encoding MIQELIFKAVNRQDLTASEMTEAMETIMTGQATDAQIGAFITALRMKGETVTEITAAAQVMRAKATRIPISDTLIDLDRDEINIDRETIVDTVGTGGDATNTFNVSTTTAFVVAGAGLKVAKHGNRAVSSRCGSADVIEALGINLALTPEQVGECVREVGIGFLFAPQLHGAMRYAIGPRREIGIRTIFNVLGPLTNPAGANILVVGVYEARLTELLAGVLLNLGTDSAFVVYGEGSFDEISITGPTRVSQLQHGQIKTYTITPEEFGLRRGVLNDIRGGDVFENAKIVRRVLAGEPSPKQDMVALNAAAAFIAAGLTPDFGAGLTLAREVITSGRAQAKLDALIAKSKSFERSA
- the trpC gene encoding indole-3-glycerol phosphate synthase TrpC — translated: MKDFLERIVAAKLQENARLRETTSLKDLRSRWERRPEVLSLKAALDQALFPAIIAEIKKASPSKGVLRPDLDHIDLACAYQTAGAAGISVLTERQFFQGSPDFLAELRPLIGIPLLRKDFILEPVQVYESAALGADALLLIAACLPPGALRALLLLTESLGMQALVEVFSAAEMQLALEVGATLIGINHRNLHTFEVDMNRALELAPLAPADVTLVAASGLNCRADLERFRGSGIKAFLIGETLVRAPDPGEKLRELLGDNR
- a CDS encoding DsrE family protein; translated protein: MKTMIIISSDVGETIYNAMRLANVAVKKGDEVSVFMLGQGVCFEQSSSPQFDVMGEINHFTGDFYVUGVCLKSHGLVGSGSCPIAWMDDLYELISEADKVLTF
- a CDS encoding phosphoribosylanthranilate isomerase; translated protein: MTRVKICGITNPEDAILAANLGAQALGFIFYLRSPRSISPEAARNIVAQLPPLVLSVGVFVNEELTTVKAVAERVRLDWVQLHGEEPPEYCRELQCSVMKAIQVKDAGSLMQMRHYLGSVRAFLLDTYKSGQRGGTGIHFDWSLARQAKEYGPIVLAGGLNAENVAAAIREAAPPAVDVASGVEASPGRKDPDKLRAFFQAVAAATAGQENWPGSGPDETSRAVAEPVRR
- the trpB gene encoding tryptophan synthase subunit beta, with amino-acid sequence MLPDKQGHFGQYGGRFVPETLMPALLELEEAYGRIKRDPDFKKELAGLLKDYVGRPSPLYFAKHLTAELGGPKVYLKREDLNHTGAHKINNTLGQGLLAQRMGKKRVIAETGAGQHGVATATIAALLGMECDIYMGTEDIRRQRLNVIRMKLLGARVIPVESGSCTLKDAMNEAIRDWVTNVRHTHYVIGSVAGPHPYPRLVRDFQSIIGQEAKAQIRQQEGRLPDCLVACVGGGSNSMGLFYPFLKDPVRFIGVEAAGHGIETGRHSATLVAGSVGVLHGACSYLLQDPWGNICEAHSLAPGLDYPGVGPEHSYFKDTGRAQYVAIDDEETLQGFKLLSQTEGILPALESSHAVAYVQKAAKDFKKDEIVIINLSGRGDKDVEAVAEILEKI